Below is a genomic region from Trichocoleus sp. FACHB-46.
TAGCTTTATTGAAGCGGGAAGTAGAGGCTTGGAATAGGTGGAGGGATGAACATCCCTCTCTAAGACCAGATCTAAATAGAGCCGACTTGAGCACTCTAGACTTAAGCGAAGCGAACTTAAGTGGAGTCGATCTGATCGGAGCAACCCTAGGTAGGGCTAAATTTCGGCAAGGTACATGTATTAGCAACACAAGTCTTGTCGGAGCAAACCTGATTGGTGCTGACTTGAGTGGGGCGGATCTAGCATGGGTAGATCTCACTGGAGCTAAGCTCACCGGAGCAAACCTCAAGGTAACAGCCATTCTCAAGGCCAATTTCAGTGGAGCAGATTTGCGAGGAACAAACCTCAGAGATGCAGATTTAAGTCGAAATCGTCATGAGGTAGTCAATTTGGCAGGAGCGAATCTCAGTGGGTTGGATCTCAGTGGCACAGAGATCCTGAGTCGAGCACAGCTGACAAACGTCAACCTTAGTGGAGCCAATTTAGCTAGAGCAGACGTTAGCGAGAAATCAATTGACTACGCAATTCTGATAGGTGCTAACTTGCAAGGGGCCAATCTAAGTAGAGCTAGCTTGAAAGGTGCTGACCTCAGGGGTGCCAACCTTAAGGGGGCAAGTCTTGTCGAGGTAGATCTTAGCGGTGCTGACCTCAGGGGTGCTGACTTCTCTGGAGCAGATCTTAGGACGCGGTACCACGACAACTTTTTAAGCGGTGCCAATCTCAATGGCACAAATCTGAGTGGAGCAGATCTTAGGGGATTAAGGTTGGAAGGCATAAATTTTCAAGGGGCAATTCTTACAGGAACCAAGATGCCCGATGGTAGCACTCATGATTAGCAAGGCTCAGAAAAAGCGATCGCGCCAGTTGTTCAGAATCCAGACATCTTCTGGTATGGTTCTAAGGTTAGGGCGTGATTGGGCACCTTACAGATAAGGCGATCGCACGACTAAGGGGGCAAAGACTTGGTAGCGCGATCGCCCCTCCAACTTTTCCCCAATTGGGGAACGCAGCCAAGTGAGTGACCTGCTGAGCGATCGCCACACGTCCCAAGTTACACATCCCAAATTAGGACAACTGACCGACGAAGATGAGTGGGAGGCTTGGGGCTTTTTGTCTGCTGCTGAGCGATCGCGTGGTTGCGACAGCTACTAGTAAGCTATTAAGCAAGTAGACGTCATCCGTCTCATGCATCACTCCATCGAATCAGCCTCTACAGTAACTTGCCAGTCAGCCTCCACTTTTTGAACCTGGAGACTAGGAATCACCTTAAGTAGCTCAATCAGCTTTAAGTCCGGGCAAACGCTTCGCATCGCAACTCGGATGGGTTGCATATAATAGTCGCAAAACTTTTGGCTCAATTGCCCAATCGATACAGAATTTTGCGGATTATTTGCTACTAAACTTTTAGCTATTGCTATCAAAGCGACCTCCAAGTCATTGACTGATTGAATGGGAGGGAATGAGCTTGCTTGGTGTTCTGAGATCTTTTGATCTCGATCGAGTTGATTTTCTCTAGTACCCCCAACTTGCAACGGCTCAGATAAACGCCTTTCGGCTTCCGAGCGTTGCTTGATTCTGCAATGAAGCGGAATGCTCTGAGATTGCTGCAACGCAGGAGCTACTACCTGAAAAAGAGCGACATAAAACTCTTGAGGGATTGGAGTGCCATAGATGGAAAAGCGTTTGCTACTTTTGATCAAACTCCGTAAACCGTCGCGACAACCTTGAGCGTTTGCCACAGTTTCCGGTAGCACGCCATACTTCTCACAAAATAGCTCGCTGAGTCTAGTCACTTTAATCCAAGGGTTGCCGTTCTTTTGACATTCAAAGACTGTGAAGTTTTCCAGCTCTTCGATCAGCTGTTGTAACGATAAAGACGAGGACGGATCTTGATGAGACTCATCCATGCTGTTGAATTACACCAAATCGCAAGGTTAGTGATCCATAGCTACAGAGGCATGGTTGAGCATTTCCAGATGCTTTCAGTGCGGTTTCCTCCCATCACCAAACCCGATCGCCCTATCGAGCACTCAGCTCAAAATCAGAAATTTTCTGACTCTCAAAGCTTGGTCTGGGTCTTGTGTCACCAGAGCGATCGCCCCTTCAGCTTTTCCCCAATTTGGGAACGCAGCCAAGTGAGTAAACTGCTGAGCGCCCCTACCAGCTGTCCAGAATCGGACATTTGCTTAGGTGGTTTTGGTTTTGAGGAGCGATCGCCCTTCAGCTCTGGCTTGATCAACTTGAAACAACTCGTTAGTCTCTAGACAATGTTTGGCAGCAGTAACGATGAATCCAGAAGACATCGAAGCAATTGAAAGGCGGTTAGGCTATATCTTCAAAGACAAAAGCCTACTCCTTCGAGCACTCACTCGCAAGGCTGCGGCTAAAGAGCAAAGTGAGCAAGGGCAATCATGTGAGGACCAAGAAGTCTTTCGTACTCTTGGAGATGCAATCCTCAAGGCGATTCTGACCGACCTTCTGATTGAGAACGGTTGTACAACTCGTGGAAGCATTACTCAAAAAAAGCAGACATTAGAAGATGAAAAAACTTTAGGCGAAATGCTTCGCACAATGGGTATTGCTCCAATCGTAGGAATTGGTGAGCGAATCATTGGAGTTCATGAGACTACCTATGCTCTGGCAGAGACCTTTGAAGCTTTAGTTGCTGCTGTTTACAAAGATGGGGGCTATGACGTAATTACAGCTTTAGTCACTAAGTGGTTTAGTAACCTCATTAATTAAAGCCAACTAGTTCTCACCTCCAGTATTCGTCCTTGTCATCGTCATCATCTTCATCCTCGTCATTTACCCAACTCCACTGTCTAGCACTGTAACCATAGCCATAAACTCGGTTTGCGATTTCATCGGCTTCATCACTCCGCTCTCGTTCGACCTTTGGATAGTCCAAGGGATTAGCCGAGCGCACCAAGACAGAAACGATTTCAGGTCGAAACTGTAGTGCTTGGAGATAGGCTTTCTCAGCAGTTGTCTCATCTAGCGGTAGTTCAGACGAGAGTGTGGTGGTATGACTACCAAAGCGTTTTGTACTGACAACCGCCACAATTTCCTGGTCCTTTAGCTCCAAAGAAACACTATCCGGATCAATTCCAACCTCAGGGTAGGCAAGGAAGGAGCGGAGCATAAAAATAACGCTGAATTAGAACTGCCTCGGTTCTAACAGCTCTGCACAGCATCTGACCACAGGGGATCGCCTGCTCAACTTTTGAATTGGCTTTTTTTAACCCAAACCCCACTTACACGGGATCAAAGCCTAAAAAGCCCAATTCAAACCAATTCAAAAATCCGACCGCCCGCTCTACTAAGCATCCCAGCACCTAACTCACTCACGAAAACCACCCCACCCAGCACTAAGATCGGCAATTCAAGGGATCTTCATGGGGCCATAAGGGCACCTTAGGAGTAAGGCGATCGTACGGCTAAGGAGGCAAAGACTTGGTGGCGCGATCGCCCCCTCTTGCCCCTCCACCTCTACCACCAAAACCAACCGCCCTACCCAACCAAGCACTCAGCCCAAAATCAGAAGTTTTCTGAATCTCAAATCTTGGCCTGGGATTTGTGTCAGTAGCGCGATCGCCACACACCATACATTGGAACAACTGACCAACGAAGATGAGTGGGAGTCTTGGGGTTTCTTGGCTGCGGCTGAGCGGTCGCACGGCTCAGGCAGATGTCAGGTCTACAATTGAGCTAGCTAACGATCCCAATTACCTGTCGCAAGTTAGAGGGAATCAAGCTGTCGTTTCAGCTCCTCCAGTTCCTCATCTACCGCTGCATCCCGAGGGGGGTTGTTCGTAGAACTGGGAGAAGCGGGAAGAAACCGAGGCTGGGATGGTTGCAATAACGCCTCTTTCATTGCCGCCAACTCATCATCAACATCGCTGCCTGACTCCAGTCTGTCAAGCAGGTCTTCCAGATCGGCTCCAGCAAGTTCTGCTGCTGCTTGCGATCGCGCCTCCATTTGTAGCACTTCCTCTTCTCTGCGCGTAAAGGAACCCATTGGCATTCCGGCACTCATCTGACTTGCTGTGCTTGGTAGTTGCCCATTGACCTTAGCGATCGCAATCCGTGCCTTCAGGCTGGTTCTCATCATTTTTGCTTCAGCGATTTTGCCATCTAAAAGGATTAGATTTCGCTTGAGATTTTTTATTGAAGCTGGTTCTTGATTGGCTTCCGCCTGCGCCTGTCCGTACTGCTGCTGAAGTCGCTTTTGGCTAGCGACTACCTGGATGACGGCTTGACGCGCCTTCTGCGAGTCTGCTTCCATCTGCTCGATGGCGTTATCTAAAAGCTTCTCTGGATCGATGCCTTGCTGAAGTAAGCGATTTAAGCCCACTAGCCCCAGCCCGACGACGGCTCCACCTGCTGCCATTGAAGCCATCCCAACTCCAATCGCACTGCCACCAACCGCTACACCAACTCCTCCGATCGTCGCTGAAGTGGCTGCACCTGCTACTGCTCCGATCGCCGCAGCACCTGTAGAGGAAGCATCGTTTTCCAGAAGCGATCGCAAGGCTTCGTAAAGAGCGGCACCTGACAACGCACCAAGGGCAGCAAGTGGAACCGCACCCAGGCTATAACCTGTCCCGCCTGCTAAGATTCCAGCCTTGCCAATCGAAGCACCTGCAACTGCTCCACCAGCAACTAAAGCCCTTCCTTCATTCAGATAGTTTTGCCCGTAAGCACCTTTACTAGAGTTCAGCTCGGCTCGAACTACACGGCTAATGCGATCGAATAATCCCACAGCGCTCTACTCCTGATCACGTTTTTGCTAGCAGCATCCAACGCTCCAAGCTTAAGCGCAACCACTTTGAATGGTTAGTGGAGATGGCGCAAATTTATCTAATCTCCAAGAAGCTCTTTTTAATTTGAAGCCCTGTACAGCGCGAAGAAGCGATCGCCTCTTGCTCCTTACTGTTAATTAAAGGTTGTCGCCTTCACTCTTCAAAATATTCAGGTTGGAGGATTGATAAGACGATAAGACCTAGGAGGGGCTAGTGTTGCTTCTAGGGGAAGTAGTTAAAAGCTTGGCTGCTCCACAAAAATCGTTACCTACTTTAACTAGCTCGTAGAAGGTGATTCTTAGCTGAGATTTGGCTTGAAACTCTTTGCTTCTAGCTGATTCATCAATCAAGGAAATTCCTTTGCCCGTCAACCCCAAAAGTGCAAGGTCTGAAGGTCGTACTATGCCATTAGCATGTTGAAAAATATTTCGAACAACAATGTGTTTCTTGATATCTTTTTTGAAATCAGGAGCAACTTTTGTGCCAAGCATCTTTTCAACTGTTTCAAGTTGCTTTTCGGACTGAAAAAAGCGAAACCCTTCTACAGCACGTTCTTGAAGATTATCTATCAAGTTTGCGCTCGTGTCTGTAGAAAAATCTAAGTCTACCTCAAACTTGATTGATCTTGTGGATGGGCAAGGTTTTGTTCCTAGAAAGTGAGACTTAAATAAGTGCTCAAAAATTTGGCTAAGAAAGTCGTACCACCGCTGAACTAAACGCGCATGTACTAACTCTTGAACAGCACCTGGATTGCTTAAGTAAGTGCTCAAAATGTCTTTATTGCTGGCATGGCTAACAATGGCAGCGCCTACTTCAGTGGTTCCTTGAACGGGCACAACGAATTGATACCCTGCTTCTGGATACTGCTCTATTTGCTTCAAGATCCCTTCTTGTCCATAAGATCCCATAGCTATCAGACTATGAGCTAATAATATTGAACTTTTTACATCATCCCGAAAGGATTGATATATGTCTTCCATTTCCATTTCCATTTCCTTGAAATTCAAAACTCGAGATTTTGTTACCCTCAAAGACTTTCCATGTTCAGGGCCACGATTATAGCTGTCTTTGGACAGAGAGTATCAAGAGCGATCGCTCCTCAGATGAGTGCTAGCTCACGACTGCTTTCTAATGTGGAAAGAAGGCAGCAGGGGAAACATGAAAGAATTCTGCCAGTTCTTGAATGTGGCGGACCGTCAAATTCCGCTGGCCGCTAAGGACGGCAGACACAATAGATTCTGTCTTGAAGATAGGGACTAAGTCCTTCTGGCGAAGGTCTTGCTCTTCTATCAATACCTTGAGCAGTTCGACTCCATAGATATCAGGAATTGGTTCTTGGGTTTGCTCGTATTCATAAACCAGCGTGCCCAAGACATTGAGATAGTCTTGTTCGTCAGGTGTTAGCTCTCCACAATCGATGAGTGAGTCAATCACCAATTGGGCAGCTAACATTTCCTCTTCAGACTTAATCGGTCGAGGAGGAAATGATTGTAATAGTTCCATGTAGGAAGCAGGGTTACGTGAACCACGGGTCATCTTTCCAATGCCCCTTGTCATAATCGGCATGAGTTAGGACGTGCCGGATAAAAATTTTCTTAGTTTCGTAATCAATGTAAGTAATCAGTCGATAGTTGTTTCCACCAATGTTGAAGACGGTCAAACTGCCAACTTGATCAGCGGAAGCAAAGGTTTGACGCAGCTCAACAAAGTTACCCCATTGTGTTTTA
It encodes:
- a CDS encoding pentapeptide repeat-containing protein; this translates as MAEEQQLALLKREVEAWNRWRDEHPSLRPDLNRADLSTLDLSEANLSGVDLIGATLGRAKFRQGTCISNTSLVGANLIGADLSGADLAWVDLTGAKLTGANLKVTAILKANFSGADLRGTNLRDADLSRNRHEVVNLAGANLSGLDLSGTEILSRAQLTNVNLSGANLARADVSEKSIDYAILIGANLQGANLSRASLKGADLRGANLKGASLVEVDLSGADLRGADFSGADLRTRYHDNFLSGANLNGTNLSGADLRGLRLEGINFQGAILTGTKMPDGSTHD
- a CDS encoding ribonuclease III domain-containing protein, which gives rise to MNPEDIEAIERRLGYIFKDKSLLLRALTRKAAAKEQSEQGQSCEDQEVFRTLGDAILKAILTDLLIENGCTTRGSITQKKQTLEDEKTLGEMLRTMGIAPIVGIGERIIGVHETTYALAETFEALVAAVYKDGGYDVITALVTKWFSNLIN
- a CDS encoding PspA/IM30 family protein, which encodes MGLFDRISRVVRAELNSSKGAYGQNYLNEGRALVAGGAVAGASIGKAGILAGGTGYSLGAVPLAALGALSGAALYEALRSLLENDASSTGAAAIGAVAGAATSATIGGVGVAVGGSAIGVGMASMAAGGAVVGLGLVGLNRLLQQGIDPEKLLDNAIEQMEADSQKARQAVIQVVASQKRLQQQYGQAQAEANQEPASIKNLKRNLILLDGKIAEAKMMRTSLKARIAIAKVNGQLPSTASQMSAGMPMGSFTRREEEVLQMEARSQAAAELAGADLEDLLDRLESGSDVDDELAAMKEALLQPSQPRFLPASPSSTNNPPRDAAVDEELEELKRQLDSL
- a CDS encoding type II toxin-antitoxin system HigA family antitoxin, whose product is MTRGSRNPASYMELLQSFPPRPIKSEEEMLAAQLVIDSLIDCGELTPDEQDYLNVLGTLVYEYEQTQEPIPDIYGVELLKVLIEEQDLRQKDLVPIFKTESIVSAVLSGQRNLTVRHIQELAEFFHVSPAAFFPH
- a CDS encoding type II toxin-antitoxin system HigB family toxin — translated: MHIITLSRFKQFYKEHPNAEPSLRAWYKIASKTQWGNFVELRQTFASADQVGSLTVFNIGGNNYRLITYIDYETKKIFIRHVLTHADYDKGHWKDDPWFT